The Arctopsyche grandis isolate Sample6627 chromosome 12, ASM5162203v2, whole genome shotgun sequence genome includes the window TTCTACCTCTAATGCTCTATTTATGTAAATCAAACCCTCTGTGCGACCGCCGAGGTTCTGGCAGTACCAATGCGATGTACCGTCGGTCAGCGCTTTGCGGGAATCAATCTCTTACTTCCTGGCCGTCAGAATAAACATTAGTGAATAAACAACAATGTCGTTTTACTCTCTTTCCCCCATTcctctaataaaatatctagcaaaataccaacatatgtatgtaacattttcatatctaacttataaataaaaacccagtatcatcaaatttaattactttAACACAGATCTTATACTAATAAAGTAAACTTAACAATCACATTTAAGACCATTCCTTTTATAAACTAGTATTTcctttcttatttaattttaatattaaatcaaattacatattaccaaagaagattgaaaaaaattgattttctaaATCTCGCATTTCTTGCTTTTTAACCATGGATGTGGATCTACGGTGAGATTGAGAttcgtgcattttttttcagtttcataACTGCAGGGGGTCGGTATTTCTGAACAATGAAAGGTCAATAAGCAGCTATCGAAAACTGGGACATTTGGCTGTCCCGAAAGGTACCTtcgggaacaaatttttttaagtagtattttgtttgcttttaaataagaatgaaattcatggcaggatttcttaaaattgattttaattaacaacatcgCTTTAAGAGCTGCGACTTGCAATTGCACAACTTGTTCATCTGTGAAAATACTTTCTACGGATGCATTAGTTCCGGGCAGGcgtaaaatgtattcaataattatatgaaagtttttatgatttaaagAATTGGTGCAAAAGTGTTGGAACAATTCTACCCAACAACTTTCGATTGAAACATTCCCAATGTTCCATTCTGTCACTTTTTGCGGTGTAATATAGTTAGTAATAAGTGAATATTGTAACGAACGGAtttacgcgcgcttatctgatctcgcTGTGGGAGGTCCATAGGGCGTTTACTCCGTTCTTtcaagggtcgggttatatggaaacgtggactaaccttgggatagtgtTATATAtttagtcggggaggttcctgccTGCAAATCGTcttcgttgataacagcttcctcatggtcgggaagctggctctgcggtcctcttctcgttgaagcaccgctggtcgggtcacagcagtgggagggggaggcaggaggcaaactccgtactgcctcgtgtggacacaagatggcgatctctgggcgtctctgaagacgctcggcggagatgctggaTAGGGAGGTCCTTCCCGGATGACGGCTGGTGGTAGAGAGAGAATCGCTCTCGATACTGCTCGAGAGGAGTATGGTGTTGGCGCGGTAAAGTCACTGGTGCCACCTTAACTATTCCTACCGCTACCGACTGAAGGGACactcgggagaacgtcgcgttacaatattcattaaatacttCTGTATCTTGGTTACAATTAATAAATCACTTTTGAATCAATATATCCATTACACCTTGAATTTCTTCTCACGTAGGTAATTTGATTAAATGCGCCCATTCAAATATTACTAATTCTTCAAAGAACAAAGTCCACTGCTCGAAATATTCTTTGCTTATCTTATAGAACTCAGCAGCTGTAGTTTTTATTTGTTCTTGTGCCATATGCACCGATACACACTGTATCAAGCTAGTCgattttttacactttttttctTAATTGTTACCGTGTGTTGCtttctttttgaaaacgggacatttcgacGTCCCGAAGCTGTGCTTGGGAACAACGGGACAGGCTACCTAAAACGGGACGGTCCCGTTCAAAACGGGTCGTATGGTCACTTTAGGTAtactatatctaatatataacgtTGACTCTGCCCCTGACCACGCCTTTTTCGTGGATTTCTAATTCGCGAAAAACCcaaaaccagtacactttttcgtgtaatacaatttttttgtctaatagatggataaatatacaaattctcCTACAATAATATTGGtaaattaatcaaatgttttatggattttttactttcatgaacaatatataatacatatatgtagtacagtgataaaatgaaattgaatgttgaaaccttaaaatgtttgctaatcacttagtttaattttaaacacttttgtgtagaattttataaaagatttaaaaaaaaacattatattttttttcataaatgtgcgtCCATGATTCTTTAATCTCCGTTTCAAATTATGGTGGTAGGgtgaatgagacgactggcttgTTGATGCACGAGTGTTTATTATGGCAGCcgagtaaaggtctgttcatacctatccagcacgacccgtatcctgcaggtgtcctgcaagtgcggatagtattctttggtacattatatggacgtattcatactccattcgcgcatgcgcatttacgcattcatgcgcgtccatatagaatgtaccaaagaatactatccgcacttgcacgacacctgcaggatacgggtcttgctggataggtatgaacagaccttaagaaGTACTGTAGCAACTTTTGAGCgcggccgagttggtcccaactcacAGGAAGATGACCGAAACTCTATAGTATTTTTAGTCTATtagtatttttcattaaatttatttatcacattattattatttatttagttttatcttatataaatttatttgaatactcatatgtttttttttatttaattgactatcacaaaataaacaagcatatatactgtctctttcgaaattatatgtagcaGGCGCAGGATTCAACaaaaattaattactttttttcaTAACTGTGCGTCCATGATTCTTTAATctctattttaaataattgaagtatttagaaatatgttttggttttcaatttggaaaaaattgtcAGCTTAGCATACGCATACTCGTATCATTCATTCTGTTCTGAAAAGTTTGTCTGCAATATTCGTGTTCGGAAAAAAGCTAATCGCACTTTAGGTATACGTATTCGTATCATGTGCATTCATaggcagcgttaacactagcggtAGATACCGCGTTATTTGACGGCGTGGAAACATACAGCGTGTTCCAATTTTTCACCAATCCGCGAGCCACACGACGCCCCTCCATAACTCGGGCAGTACCCATAGGATTGCCTTGGGGGGATGTCGTCGATATTTCAGAGAGCGTGTCGCGAACATATTTACGACATTTGCTCGGCTCATTACTTTATTCAATTATCTTtctatttacccggcttcgctcggtatttgtaatataaaccgcttaaacatggccaatctaatgtgGCAGCTCCCCAGGTACTGGCCGTAAACCAACGTGTGATACCGCTTCTTCTGTCATAACAAAATGCAGTGCATACCATCACCTCATAACCactttattgttcaattatcgTACTCTACTCATAACTGGTCATCTAAACACGCAACTTTTATTGTTCGCAGCACACCCACACCACAGCCTTCTACGAATCGAAACTCCAAGCGAGATGACATGACTAAACTACACCGTCACTTCTCTCACCCTTCTCCATATATATGGGGGTGGTATAtgagtacaaatatatatatatatatatattgattaggTAATATCGGACCATTTACAGAAGATAgaatatgtaaaatcaaaattgttttattttaaaaaacggacagatttataaaattcacaaatatcaaaatgtcaatattgaaGTACCTACCTAGTTCGTTTTGTGAccctcatttattaaaaaatgttgctaatttattgaaaaatgtgattttcaggaaagagttgaaaaaaatagagcaatctaaAAGGTCGGGCTGCGGAGCTGatgagatatatacatataccatcaTCCTCGACATTTCACGAACTGAGCTTTTTGGCCAACGTAGAAAAACCCGTGCTGACTATGGTAATCATCTTGATTATATTACTacttttggaaaataatttatttattaggtaCTATTCGACCACATCAACTTTAGTCTCGGCCCGATGATCAAGAAGTAtataaaggtaaaaataaaaaccaaagtaatataaaaactttatttatattacttattatatagtaaacattttacataaacaaaaaaacaaattataatgaaatacaataataaaggaggtatgtaaaaaaataaatgatgactagatgattatgtttatgtatgatgttgtttgatgttttataaaaatttttgaagCCAACCCTTCTGTTATTCGTATACCCGTtggattgtatttaatatttttaggaaTGTGGATAATTGGCGGACGTTTGGTAATGTGTGTTGATGGTTCCAACCCTTCTATTACTTGTATTTTGGGTGAATTGAAGCTAGTATTCTCGGGTATGTGGATAACATGTGGCGATGAGTTTGATAAAGATGTGAGagataatgaattattaatttcagtataatacaaatttttcgtttgagcttcatatattatattgtttatggcATGTGCTTTATCTAATTTTAGTTTCGGATTTAAGCCTTTTAAACTCTCAATCCAGGATGCACACATTAGATCGAAAGAAGTTTGGGGAGATTCAACAATGGGCCGAGACAGTATAGTGCATGCTTGTGCCAGcagctcattttttttgttcggcctattctttgttattttcggCATTGGACCTTCATCGTCATCATTAAGAGACGAATATATCAAAGACTCTTTTTGTACTACTTCATTTTGGTGTTGTTGAGAATAatcttcctgaaaaaaaaaaattaaattaaaaatttttcagATGCCAACAACAGATGCAGAATGGATCGAAATCGCAAATGAATTTGGAAAACTTTACAATTTCCCCAGATGCATTGGAAGTCTAGATGGCAaacacattgaaattattaaacctCGAATGTCGGGTCCCTCATACTACAATTATAAAGGCTTTTATAGCATTGTCCTCATGGCTTTGGTTAATGCGAGAAAAGAGTTCATCATGATTGATGTAGGAACAAACGGAAAAATCTCAGATGGTGGAGTTTTATTCTATACGAAATTTTGGGAACTCTATGAACAACGCAAATTAAATTTGCCAGAGCCATGTCCATTGCCCAACACCACGACGAATTTTCCATATGTATTAGTAGCTGATGATATTGCATTAGTAGAAGACAAAGACACAATAACTAGCCTTTCcacttattttaatcgaaatgcTAAGTCAGATGCAAAAACAGTCAGAGACGAGTTTCGACAGTATTTCTTCGATGAGAAAAGAAGAACAGCCTTGTAACCTTGTAGACACCGTGGTAGGTCAACctatataattatcattattatttacttgtttttttactatacatatttctttcttgctttttattttattactatctttgttattcttttttatgtatatttgtattatattgatttttttaaataaaataatttcatttgtgatccgtaattattatttaccgtaataatttttcatattgctatgctacattatatttatatacatatattcaaagacATGGTTAtatctagtcaccggacccagaaggtgccgcgtattgttcaaagtttgccgaaccttttttacaaaggatttacaacaatggatagcactgtgactatcctacctctagttatatcgCACTATCATCGAAAATCACCATAAGCTAGGGTTGCCAAGTGTCATggacaaaaaaagagaacatttaacaaaaaaatgtttattttacaattttatttataattgtgcGGGAAAAGATTATATCTATAAGGCCGGTCAtacagtgagtatgtaccgtttaccatgcatcctcttttttgatatttcgacttaagatctttcgattttcgatctttgcgttttcggtaatatcagattccggctcgtcacgtagacccccatAAGGCTAAGGTAtcacaataatttttaaaacaaatttacacaaaagtccaattatctcaaaggaaatattatatgacttattccactttcataataaccggaatatacatatgtagttaggaacttaaaaagtgcgcttaaaaattaattgttgaatttaatcatcttcattcTCACTCAATTTCATCACCTCTgttgctatatttatttatacactgctaatttgattcaaaagtttcttattttctttataaaattctaaactaTCCCATGTACGCGTTCGATGAATGCCacgttttttctatatgtatctaaaaaaaccacgtcccacattcaccgctgtctgatttcgccctcaTGCCATCTTCATGgtgtttaatattgttttcaGTCCATTGTCGAATTACTATCATCGGGCCGAGACTAAAGATGATGTGGTCGAATAGAGtacctaataaataaattattttctaaaagtAGTAATATAATCAAGATGATTACCATAGTCAGCACGGGTTTTTCTACGTTGGCCAAAAAGCTCAGTTCGTGAAATGTCGAGGATgatggtatatatatatctcaTCAGCTCCGCAGCCCAACCTTttagattgctctatttttttcaactctttcctgaaaatcacatttttcaataaattagcaacattttttaataaatgagggTCACAAAACGAACTAGGTAGGTACttcaatattgacattttgatatttgtagTTTAGTCATGTCATCTCGCTTGGAGTTTCGATTCGTAGAAGGCTGTGTTGTGGGTGTGCTGCGAACAATAAAAGTTGCGTGTTTAGATGACCAGTTATGAGTAGAGTAcgataattgaacaataaagtGGTTATGAGGTGATGGTATGCACTGCATTTTGTTATGACAGAAGAAGCGGTATCACACGTTGGTTTACGGCCAGTACCTGGGGAGCTGCcacattagattggccatgttgtacagactccagggatgttcaactcgagagcaccccggaagtcgatttcgtagaagctcgtggtaagcgtgggcggggctggtttcctccaagggatccacaggtcgtcggtggtctggtctctgctgctgtcggctcggctcgatgtatatctctctctctctcgtacagtgtgcgtaagtgagggtgatacgggacaaaTGCGGGAAAgtgaatagtaatgaaaacaggttataattctgtttgtatggtgactgtattttatatatatatgtatatacagagatcaagcaggggggacagaaaaagggggggggggggggagtccgacttgaaattagcgcgcacgtgttcaagaggttatggtaacctcactcaaccaacgtggctacgtgatctgacttcgacgaagagagaccaggaattcctcacttctcaccggacgtatactgaagctgtacttccagtatcgtctgccgatcaaggctgagctgatcgggactcggtggtgggaaccaactcggtagcgaacagagatgttcactcgaccgacgcggaaaacgaatagggggcgggtacgcgcgctcggcgccgatctccctccaaaacggctcctttggtcgtaacgccacgaaagctgaccatgaagacttggtcggaacacatgtttaagcggtttatattacaaataccgagcgaagccgggtaaatagaAAGATAATTGAATAAAGTAATGAGCCGAGCAAATGTCGTAAATATGTTCGCGACACGCTCTCTGAAATATCGACGACATCCCCCCAAGGCAATCCTATGGGTACTGCCCGACTTATGGAGGGGCGTCGTGTGGCTCGCGGATTGGTGAAAAATTGGAACACGCTGTATGTTTCCACGCCGTCAAATAACGCGGTATCTaccgctagtgttaacgctgccatACAATTCTTGTCGTACAAATTGAGCGCGGATACTGATTTTTAGGTAATGTATCGATTTAGCGACCTCAATGGTTGGGACCAGTTTAAGTTTGCAGCACTACACactcacacatatgtataagcattttattttgacgtttGACTATCATATTGCATCGGGTTGTTCTTGGTTGGGTCAGagaaatgtattaaatataacatttctctgtgtgGTGTGAGTGGCTGGACGAGTCGATTAGAAAAGCAAAAGGAAAAGCAGAAGTCAGAAGCAAAGATCGGAAGCGTCTATCCACTCTCCAGGAGTTTGTGCTCCTCCATCCGAAGtagcgatggagtgcagactttgtctctgctctgctccagcagggtccttcgtctccatccatgacgaccctcatccaccgcgtttggtgcaacgcatttggacctACTGTCAGCTGCGGGTCAGTCACGTTGCACTTGAACCATTGCTATTGATAATTCGCTACTCCTCGTAATCGCCAATACCTTTCACATTTGCAGGTTAGGAAAGGAGACTATCTGCCAGATATGATATGCCTTTCTtgtgtcaacaatctggaattgttcGACAGCTTTCGGAACGCTTGTTTTCAGAATGACACAACGTCGAGGGTGGAATTAGATAAGTATTTGAAAATCAAGCCGGAGGAAGTTttgctggaagatttaatatgggaagatgAGTTGGGCGCTGAATGGCCACCCAACAATTGTAGTTCACCTGACGACGGCGAGGTA containing:
- the LOC143920414 gene encoding uncharacterized protein LOC143920414, translated to MEDYSQQHQNEVVQKESLIYSSLNDDDEGPMPKITKNRPNKKNELLAQACTILSRPIVESPQTSFDLMCASWIESLKGLNPKLKLDKAHAINNIIYEAQTKNLYYTEINNSLSLTSLSNSSPHVIHIPENTSFNSPKIQVIEGLEPSTHITKRPPIIHIPKNIKYNPTGIRITEGLASKIFIKHQTTSYINIII